In Bacillus sp. DX3.1, the following proteins share a genomic window:
- a CDS encoding NAD-dependent succinate-semialdehyde dehydrogenase: MDKKAAYINLDQKAMYINGEWIQLQEQIEINNPATQEVFAAVPKGGVTEAKQAVDAAYEAFKSWSKLTAADRAQKLRKWFTLIDENKEEIAAIMTKEQGKPFAEALGEVNYANSFVEWYAEEGKRVYGEMIPASHPDKRILVTKQPVGVIAAITPWNFPAAMITRKVAPALAAGCTAVVKPASQTPLTALKLAELAHEAEIPKGVLNIVTGSAKAIADTWMNDGRVRKVSFTGSTEIGKELMCGAAKTMKKVSLELGGHAPFIVMNDADLDKAVEAVIGSKFRNAGQTCICTNRVFVQEAVYDRFVEKFQKAVGELKVGDGFGEGTTVGPLIDGAAVEKVQEHIEDAIQKGGELLYGGQKIAELNGHFIQPTVIGGANDTMLCMNEETFGPVAPVAKFETAEEVIERANNTPYGLAAYVFTKDISQAFQISEALEYGIIGLNDGLPSVAQAPFGGYKESGIGREGGHFGIEEYLEIKYISLGL, translated from the coding sequence TTGGATAAGAAAGCAGCGTATATTAATTTAGATCAGAAGGCGATGTATATAAACGGGGAATGGATTCAACTGCAGGAACAAATTGAAATTAATAATCCGGCGACACAAGAAGTTTTTGCGGCCGTTCCGAAAGGTGGAGTAACTGAGGCGAAGCAAGCAGTGGATGCTGCGTACGAAGCTTTTAAAAGTTGGTCAAAGTTAACGGCAGCTGATCGTGCCCAAAAGTTGAGAAAGTGGTTTACATTAATTGATGAGAATAAAGAAGAAATTGCAGCGATTATGACGAAAGAGCAAGGAAAGCCATTTGCAGAAGCGCTTGGCGAAGTGAATTATGCAAATAGCTTTGTAGAATGGTATGCGGAGGAAGGAAAAAGAGTATACGGTGAAATGATTCCAGCTTCTCATCCGGACAAGCGCATTCTTGTAACGAAGCAGCCTGTTGGTGTTATCGCGGCTATTACACCGTGGAATTTTCCAGCTGCTATGATTACGAGAAAAGTAGCACCAGCACTAGCAGCAGGTTGTACAGCAGTCGTGAAGCCTGCAAGTCAAACACCGCTAACAGCGTTAAAGCTAGCAGAACTTGCACATGAAGCTGAAATTCCAAAAGGTGTTTTGAACATTGTAACGGGTAGTGCAAAAGCAATCGCTGATACGTGGATGAACGATGGGCGCGTGAGAAAGGTTTCTTTTACAGGATCAACTGAAATTGGGAAAGAATTAATGTGCGGTGCTGCGAAAACAATGAAAAAAGTTTCACTTGAACTAGGTGGGCATGCTCCATTTATCGTAATGAACGATGCAGATTTAGATAAAGCTGTAGAAGCAGTGATCGGCTCAAAATTCCGTAACGCTGGGCAAACATGTATATGTACAAACCGAGTGTTTGTTCAAGAAGCAGTGTATGACAGATTTGTAGAGAAGTTTCAAAAAGCTGTAGGCGAGCTTAAGGTAGGGGACGGATTTGGAGAAGGAACGACTGTAGGGCCACTTATTGATGGAGCTGCTGTTGAAAAAGTGCAGGAACATATAGAAGATGCCATCCAAAAAGGTGGAGAATTACTTTACGGAGGACAAAAAATCGCAGAGTTGAATGGTCACTTTATTCAGCCGACTGTAATTGGCGGTGCCAATGATACGATGTTATGCATGAATGAGGAAACATTTGGACCTGTTGCACCTGTCGCAAAATTTGAAACCGCTGAAGAAGTAATTGAACGTGCTAATAATACGCCGTACGGTTTAGCGGCATATGTATTTACAAAAGACATTAGCCAAGCATTTCAAATTAGCGAAGCATTAGAATACGGCATTATCGGTTTAAATGATGGTCTTCCATCTGTTGCACAAGCCCCATTTGGTGGGTATAAAGAAAGTGGCATTGGCCGTGAAGGTGGTCACTTTGGAATTGAGGAGTATTTAGAAATTAAATATATTTCGTTAGGATTGTGA
- a CDS encoding multidrug efflux SMR transporter, with amino-acid sequence MVYWLLLLVTIVFEVAGTVAMKLSNGLTKLVPSVLIFVCYGICFSIFAVVVKKIHLSIAYAIWSGLGTLFITIISVYFFKEHISLFQAFCILCIVLGVIGLKVSSAS; translated from the coding sequence ATGGTCTATTGGTTATTACTACTTGTAACGATTGTATTTGAAGTAGCTGGAACAGTCGCAATGAAATTATCAAATGGCTTAACAAAGCTTGTTCCGAGTGTTCTTATTTTTGTATGTTACGGTATTTGTTTTAGCATATTTGCAGTGGTTGTAAAGAAGATTCATTTAAGTATTGCATATGCAATCTGGTCCGGTTTAGGGACATTATTTATTACAATTATTAGCGTATACTTTTTTAAAGAGCATATTAGCTTATTTCAAGCGTTCTGTATCCTTTGCATTGTTCTTGGTGTAATTGGATTGAAAGTATCATCAGCATCATAA
- a CDS encoding aminopeptidase: MSFEQTLEKYAALAVNVGVNIQPGQTLSINAPLEAAPFVRLVTEKAYKSGAKHVYVDWNDETLTRLKFDLAPEEAFSEFPAWKAHAREELAKEGAAFLSIYAENPDLLKGVDSKHIAAAQKVAGEAMKVYRDYVQADKVSWCVISVPTKEWAAKVFPDAAPDEQVEKLWDAIFQATRADLENPVEAWKEHDATLHTKVDYLNEKRYKALHYTAPGTDLTIELPEKHIWAGAGSLNEKNVPFMANIPTEEVFTMPLKTGVSGYVSSSKPLVFAGNVIDKFTLTFENGRIVDYKAEVGAETLKHLVETDEGSHFLGEVALVPHDSPISNTNILFYNTLFDENASCHLAIGNAYAFNLDGGKTMTKEELAENGANASITHVDFMIGNEALDIDGVTADGTHEPIFRKGNWAF, encoded by the coding sequence ATGTCATTTGAACAAACGTTAGAAAAATATGCTGCTCTTGCAGTGAATGTCGGTGTCAATATTCAACCAGGGCAAACACTATCTATTAACGCTCCACTTGAAGCTGCTCCATTTGTACGCCTTGTTACAGAAAAAGCATATAAGTCAGGCGCGAAACATGTTTATGTAGATTGGAACGATGAAACATTAACACGTTTAAAGTTTGATTTAGCTCCTGAAGAAGCATTTTCTGAATTTCCTGCTTGGAAAGCTCATGCACGTGAAGAATTAGCAAAAGAAGGTGCTGCCTTCCTATCAATTTACGCAGAAAATCCAGATTTATTAAAAGGTGTAGACTCTAAACATATTGCCGCTGCTCAGAAAGTTGCTGGCGAAGCGATGAAAGTGTACCGTGATTATGTGCAAGCAGATAAAGTTAGCTGGTGCGTTATCTCTGTTCCTACGAAAGAGTGGGCAGCAAAAGTGTTCCCTGACGCCGCTCCTGATGAGCAAGTAGAAAAACTATGGGATGCTATTTTCCAAGCGACTCGTGCTGACTTAGAAAACCCTGTAGAAGCATGGAAAGAACATGATGCAACACTACATACAAAGGTAGACTACTTAAATGAAAAACGTTATAAAGCTCTTCACTATACAGCCCCTGGAACAGATTTAACAATTGAACTTCCCGAAAAACACATATGGGCTGGTGCTGGTAGCTTGAATGAAAAGAATGTACCGTTCATGGCTAATATTCCAACAGAAGAAGTATTTACAATGCCATTAAAAACAGGCGTAAGTGGTTATGTATCAAGTTCGAAACCTCTAGTATTTGCAGGTAATGTAATTGATAAATTTACACTTACATTCGAAAACGGACGCATTGTCGATTATAAAGCTGAAGTTGGAGCAGAAACTTTAAAACACTTAGTAGAAACAGATGAAGGATCGCACTTCTTAGGAGAAGTTGCATTAGTCCCTCACGATTCACCAATTTCTAACACAAACATTTTGTTCTACAATACATTGTTTGATGAAAATGCATCTTGTCATTTAGCAATTGGAAATGCCTATGCATTTAACTTAGATGGCGGGAAAACAATGACAAAAGAAGAGCTTGCTGAAAATGGAGCGAACGCTAGTATTACACATGTAGATTTCATGATCGGTAATGAAGCATTGGACATTGATGGTGTTACAGCCGACGGAACACATGAGCCAATTTTCCGTAAAGGTAACTGGGCATTTTAA